The nucleotide sequence CAACCGTCAGCATGAGATTGAGTAGTACCTGTCTTTCCGGCAATATCATTTCTAAGGTTAAACTGGTAGCGCAACCTTGCAGCAGTACCATTGTTTACAACCCCCTGAAGCATATGAGTTAGTATATCTGCATTTTCTGCAGATATCACCTGTTTGGTTACGCGATCCTTGTTTTCAAAAATAATGTTTCCGTTTTTGTCTTCTATTTTCAAAAGATACACAGGCTCTGTGTACCTTCCTTGATTAGCAAAAGTGCCATAAGCGCCAACCATTTCATAAAGCGAAATATCAGCAGACCCCAGGGCCATAGACGGCACAGGCTCTAAGTTGCTCGTGATGCCCACTTCTTTAGCCAAATCTACAACTGCCGGAATACCCGTTTTGGCTATTAAATGCGCCGATATAGTATTTACCGACTTGTTAAGTCCTCCTGTAAGCGAATAATAGCCACCATAGTCACTATCGGAGTTCCTTGGAGACCAATTGTCATAATTAGTAAACATGATACGCTTATTCGCAATATATTCGCAAGGACTAATTCCCTTTTCCAAAGCCGTTGCATAAACCAGAGGTTTAAAAGTAGAACCAACCTGCCTTTTAGCATTCGGGTTTACGTGGTCATATTTGAAATGCCTGTGGTTCAATCCACCTACCCACGCTTTAATTTCTCCATTGGTAGGATCCATAGCCATAAAAGCAGCATGCAAAAAGTGTTGGTAGTATTTAACAGAGTCCAACGGGGTCATTTCTTTTTCCACTTCCCCATTCCAAGAAAAGACCTTCATATGCTGAGGTTCCGCAAAGGTTTTTCTGATTTCGGCATCATCCATGCCCCGTTTTTTGAGTGCACGGTACCTGTCACTTCTTTCTACAGCCTTAATTATCACATCATGATTTCTTCCCCAAGGTTGCTTATTTCCCCAATGCTTATAGAATAGCAACTGCAATTGCGACATATGCTCTTTCATTGCCTCCTCTGCATATTGCTGCATTCTTGAATCTATGGTAGTATAAATTTTCAACCCATCAGTGTATACGTTATACTTACCCCCCTCCGGCCTTTTAACATCTTTAAGGTTTTTCTGCACCTCCTGCCTCAAAAACTCCCTAAAGTAGGTAGCTAATCCATCATTGTGCGTAAGGGTAACATAGTGAAGCTGAAGGTCAGTATTCTTCAACTCTTCGGCCTGCTCTTCATTAATGAAGTCATATTTGGCCATTTGCGACAACACTACATTTCTTCTTTGAACCGCCCGCTCAGGATATTTTTTAGGATTGTAGTAAGAGGTAGCTTTGAGCATGCCCACCAATACAGCAGCTTCTTCTGTATTTAACGTGCCCGGTGTTTTGTTAAAAAACCTTCTACTAGCAGAACCAATGCCCCATGCATTCTCACCAAATGGCACTGTGTTCAAATAAAGGGTAAGAATTTCATTTTTGCTATATGCCTTTTCTAACCTGGAAGCAATGATAATTTCCCGCATTTTGTTTACCGGCATGGAAAGCCTACCATGGGTAGCCCTTGGGAACAGGTTCTTTGCCAACTGTTGTGAAATAGTACTCCCTCCACCAGAGCTTTCATTGCCAAGCAACAGCGACTTAATGAGCACCCTGAACATACTCGTATAGTCTACTCCCGAATGCTCGTAAAACCTTGCATCCTCTGTAGCAACCAATGCATTGACAAGAGAAGGAGAAAGGTCTTCAAACTTCACATTGCTTCGGTCCTGAAAATAATACTTCCCTAGCAGTTTCCCATCAGAGGAAAAAATCTCAGAGGCGGTATAATTGTCCACAGCTTTAAGGTCCTGAACGGAAGGTAAGCTACCAAAAACCCCTACACGTACCGCCAAATAAAAAAGGGTAAAGACAAATACCAGTAAAAGGACTCCTGCCCCTATAAGCTTTAATGCAAATCTCTGTACCTGTTGTTTAAACGTTTGGTTCTGTTTTCGGTTCATCCGATATTCTATAATTGCAGGCTATAACCTGATTTTTAATAAACTAGTTCCAGCTTATTGACTCGATATTTCTTCAATTAGCTGACCTACTTTCTCTTCGGTCAGTGGTTTAACCAAAAAGTGCTTTATACCGAGCTCTTTGCAGTGGTCAATATCTTCTTCATTATACACACTTGCCAGCATAACGATGATTACCTTCTCTTTATTTAAAAATTCAAGCCGGGTAAAGCTGTCCAGAAACTCAATCCCTCCCATTACAGGCATATTAATATCAACAAAAATCAATTCTGGACAAGTGTTGAAATCCGGATCATAATTTACAATAAATCGCAAAGCTTCCAAACCGTTTGATACAGTCTGAATGCCATTGGTGATGATGGTCTTTTCTAGAAGCCGCTTTGATACATAGTTACATACCTCATCATCATCAATTAAAAGAGTACAGTTGAAATCCTTCACAAAATTCAATATTTATTACCAGTCAGTCTCACAAATAACTGTAAAATCCTACCAAAGTTAAGAGGCTTATAGGAGAAGGGCAAAAAAGAACTTGGCTATTTCAAATAAAAATATAATTCTCCCTTGACAGGGTGCAATTAAAACCAAGTTTATACTAAAGCTTTACACGTCCATCTGTTCGGGAATATTGCTCATAATCTTTTTGGGTTTAACATCTTCTTCAGTTTTTGTACGCCTGCCATAGCACATTAACAAGAGCATTACAGCCCCTGAAATCAACAATCCGCCAGCTTCTCTGGCCTCTTCTACACCCAAAGCGTGCATTCCTAAAGATTTTTGCGACATCTCTGCTTCGTAATATTCCACCAGTGAAGGGGGAAATTGAAAGGCTGCACC is from Cytophagaceae bacterium ABcell3 and encodes:
- a CDS encoding PBP1A family penicillin-binding protein, giving the protein MNRKQNQTFKQQVQRFALKLIGAGVLLLVFVFTLFYLAVRVGVFGSLPSVQDLKAVDNYTASEIFSSDGKLLGKYYFQDRSNVKFEDLSPSLVNALVATEDARFYEHSGVDYTSMFRVLIKSLLLGNESSGGGSTISQQLAKNLFPRATHGRLSMPVNKMREIIIASRLEKAYSKNEILTLYLNTVPFGENAWGIGSASRRFFNKTPGTLNTEEAAVLVGMLKATSYYNPKKYPERAVQRRNVVLSQMAKYDFINEEQAEELKNTDLQLHYVTLTHNDGLATYFREFLRQEVQKNLKDVKRPEGGKYNVYTDGLKIYTTIDSRMQQYAEEAMKEHMSQLQLLFYKHWGNKQPWGRNHDVIIKAVERSDRYRALKKRGMDDAEIRKTFAEPQHMKVFSWNGEVEKEMTPLDSVKYYQHFLHAAFMAMDPTNGEIKAWVGGLNHRHFKYDHVNPNAKRQVGSTFKPLVYATALEKGISPCEYIANKRIMFTNYDNWSPRNSDSDYGGYYSLTGGLNKSVNTISAHLIAKTGIPAVVDLAKEVGITSNLEPVPSMALGSADISLYEMVGAYGTFANQGRYTEPVYLLKIEDKNGNIIFENKDRVTKQVISAENADILTHMLQGVVNNGTAARLRYQFNLRNDIAGKTGTTQSHADGWFMGYTPSIVAGVWVGAEDRRVHFRTIDLGQGANMALPIWGKFMQKVNNDPGLRSMAMARFPRLSDDARDKVDCEPYVDQLPKEGRFWDLFKAKKENKKKDYNRASATHKPRHNYRSQPKKEEKKNTVDKIKNLFKKK
- a CDS encoding response regulator, whose amino-acid sequence is MKDFNCTLLIDDDEVCNYVSKRLLEKTIITNGIQTVSNGLEALRFIVNYDPDFNTCPELIFVDINMPVMGGIEFLDSFTRLEFLNKEKVIIVMLASVYNEEDIDHCKELGIKHFLVKPLTEEKVGQLIEEISSQ
- a CDS encoding transmembrane 220 family protein — encoded protein: MKYLSLLFFVMFVGFCAVQYNDPDPYVWVPIYGYAAVMCWMSFKGKFNFYMLGVSAVIYLIGAAFQFPPSLVEYYEAEMSQKSLGMHALGVEEAREAGGLLISGAVMLLLMCYGRRTKTEEDVKPKKIMSNIPEQMDV